Within the Flavobacterium sp. CG_23.5 genome, the region ACCGATAAAAAATCTCCAGTTCCTGCTCCAATATCCAAAATCCTGCCTTTATCAGATTGCAGTGAATTTATTAAATTGAGTTTGTTTTTTAAAGCTATGCTTTTTACGAAATGATATGCTTTTTCAAACAACGACCGTTTGCTGTCCGTATGCGAAATATAATCTACGCTTTCGTAATACTTTCCTAAAGCATCTAAACTGGGTTGCGGAGAGGTAACCAACATGTCCAACTCTTCGTCATGATATAAATCAAATGTTTCTTTGGAAACGGAATAATCTTTAACGGTTAAAAAATGTTTTTTGTTTGAAATGTCCATATTGTTAGTTTTCAGTTTTCAGTCGCAGTTTGCAGCTAAATCCCTTTATGTATATTGTTTTTGTTTTTATACTAAACCCCGAAAGCACTTTTAAATACTTTCAGGGTTGAAATTTTTTATTTTGGAATTATCCAATAATAGCAAGGCTTCACAAGATAGTTTCACGTGGAACAAAATTAGTGTTCGGTGTTCAGTATTTAGTATTCAGATACGATGATCACTGAAAACTGATCACTGAAAACTCCTTAACGTCCCATATATATCAATAAAACCGAAACATCACTTGGCGACACCCCACTAATTCGTGAAGCTTGAGAAATAGTTACCGGTCGAATCTTGCTTAATTTTTGTTTGGCTTCAATTGACATCGATTTGATTTTATTGTAATCGAAATTTTCAGGAATTTTCACATCTTCTAAACGCAATAATTTATTAGCGTTGTTTCTTTCTTTTTCGATGTAACCGGAATACTTCACTTGGATTTCGGCTTGCTCTAATATTTCCTGATCCACATCGTTTTCCGAAATATACGTTGCCACCTTTTCAAATTTCATTATATCTTCTAAATCAATTTGCGGACGAGAAAACACTTTAAACATTTTATCTCCTTGCGAAATCAACGCTGTGTCTTTTGATTCCAAAATAGGATTTGCTTCCGCTACAGAAACACTTGTTTCTTTGAAGAAAGCTACCATTTTTTCAGATTGATTTAGTTTGTGTTCCATTCTGCGCAAACGCTTCTCGGAAGCCAAACCAATTTCATGCGACATTGGTGTTAATCTGAAATCGGCATTATCCTGACGAAGTAACGTTCTGTATTCCGCACGAGAAGTAAACATTCTGTATGGCTCTTCCGTTCCTTTGGTAATTAAGTCATCTATCAAAACTCCGATATACGCTTCATCTCTTTTTAAAATCATAGGTGCTTTTTCATGCACTTTTAAATGCGCATTAATACCAGCCATTAATCCTTGAGAAGCCGCTTCTTCATATCCTGTAGTTCCATTTATTTGTCCTGCGAAATACAAACCTTCAACAAGTTTGGTTTCTAAGGTATGCTTCAATTGTGTCGGAGGAAAATAATCATATTCGATTGCATAACCCGGACGGAAAAATTTCACTTTCTCAAATCCCACAACGGAGCGCAACGCTTTAAATTGAATATCCTCCGGAAGTGAAGTAGAAAAACCATTTACATAAACCTCGCACGTATTCCACCCTTCTGGCTCCACAAATAATTGATGTCTTTCTTTATCGGCAAAACGATTAATTTTATCTTCAATAGACGGACAATAACGTGGTCCGATACTTTTTATTCTACCATTAAACATTGGCGAACGATCAAAACCTTCTCTCAAAATATCATGAACATCAAGAGAAGTGTACGTCATGTGACAAGACCTTTGATGAATCAATGGCGAAGTAATATCCGAATACGAAAACTTATCTGGCTTAGCGTCACCTTTTTCTTCATTCATTTTAGAATAATCCAAAGAACGCCCATCGACTCTTGGCGGCGTTCCTGTTTTCATTCTTCCTGCTTGAAAACCTGCATTCACTAAATCTTCGGTGATGCCGTAAGCAGCGCTCTCGCCTGCTCTTCCTCCGCCGAATTGTTTTTCTCCAATATGAATCAATCCATTTAAGAAAGTTCCATTGGTCAACACAACCGATTTAGCTTTTATTTCCACTCCAAGCGAAGTGCGAATTCCTTTTATCTTTCCGTTTTCTATAATCAATCCTTTCACCATTTCCTGATAAAAATCAAGATTTGGCGTTCCTTCTAACATCATACGCCACTCTTCTGCAAAACGCATACGGTCACTTTGAACCCTTGGCGACCACATTGCAGGGCCTTTTGACTTGTTCAGCATCTTGAATTGAATCGCCGTCCTATCGGAAACAATTCCAGAATACCCGCCCAGAGCATCAATCTCGCGGACGATCTGCCCTTTGGCAATCCCCCCCATCGCAGGATTACAGGACATTTGCGCAATGTTTTGCAAACTCATTGTCACCAACAAAGTTTTGGAACCCAAATTCGCAGCCGCCGCCGCCGCTTCAGAACCGGCGTGACCCGCACCAACAACAATTACATCATATTCTTCTTGAAACATCTTTTTATTAATTTGTCCCGAGAAACTCAGGATTAAGATTCAAGCGGAATTTAAACCGCTCAAAACTTGATTTTATTTATT harbors:
- the mnmG gene encoding tRNA uridine-5-carboxymethylaminomethyl(34) synthesis enzyme MnmG translates to MFQEEYDVIVVGAGHAGSEAAAAAANLGSKTLLVTMSLQNIAQMSCNPAMGGIAKGQIVREIDALGGYSGIVSDRTAIQFKMLNKSKGPAMWSPRVQSDRMRFAEEWRMMLEGTPNLDFYQEMVKGLIIENGKIKGIRTSLGVEIKAKSVVLTNGTFLNGLIHIGEKQFGGGRAGESAAYGITEDLVNAGFQAGRMKTGTPPRVDGRSLDYSKMNEEKGDAKPDKFSYSDITSPLIHQRSCHMTYTSLDVHDILREGFDRSPMFNGRIKSIGPRYCPSIEDKINRFADKERHQLFVEPEGWNTCEVYVNGFSTSLPEDIQFKALRSVVGFEKVKFFRPGYAIEYDYFPPTQLKHTLETKLVEGLYFAGQINGTTGYEEAASQGLMAGINAHLKVHEKAPMILKRDEAYIGVLIDDLITKGTEEPYRMFTSRAEYRTLLRQDNADFRLTPMSHEIGLASEKRLRRMEHKLNQSEKMVAFFKETSVSVAEANPILESKDTALISQGDKMFKVFSRPQIDLEDIMKFEKVATYISENDVDQEILEQAEIQVKYSGYIEKERNNANKLLRLEDVKIPENFDYNKIKSMSIEAKQKLSKIRPVTISQASRISGVSPSDVSVLLIYMGR